The following are encoded together in the Streptomyces sp. NBC_01465 genome:
- a CDS encoding CBS domain-containing protein, with protein sequence MRHRTVADLMTHAVISVRTDTTFKDVAAKLAENSIAAVPVVDDQNCPLGVVSEADLLRREAVQPDPDGHSATAGRPHDGGGGQGETAGELMSSPAVCAQPQWNVVEAARTMDRHQVKRLPVVDETGKLVGIVSRSDLLRIFLRRDAVIREEITYDVLHRTLAISPETLHVAVSDGIVTLRGRIEQPALHSTVLRLCQSVDGVVAVHELPADAAATPPVRHS encoded by the coding sequence ATGCGACACCGCACTGTTGCCGACCTGATGACGCACGCCGTCATCAGCGTCCGCACCGACACCACCTTCAAGGACGTCGCCGCGAAACTGGCCGAGAACTCGATCGCCGCCGTGCCGGTCGTCGACGACCAGAACTGCCCCCTCGGCGTGGTCTCGGAGGCAGACCTGCTCCGCCGTGAAGCAGTCCAGCCCGATCCCGACGGCCACTCCGCCACGGCGGGCAGGCCGCACGATGGGGGAGGCGGGCAGGGCGAGACGGCGGGCGAGCTCATGTCCTCACCAGCCGTCTGCGCACAGCCGCAGTGGAATGTCGTCGAGGCGGCGCGGACCATGGACCGGCACCAGGTCAAACGTCTCCCCGTCGTCGACGAGACCGGGAAACTCGTCGGCATCGTCAGCCGAAGCGACCTCCTGCGAATCTTCCTTCGCCGTGACGCAGTGATCCGCGAGGAGATCACCTACGACGTCCTGCACCGAACCCTCGCCATCAGCCCGGAGACGCTGCATGTCGCGGTGTCCGACGGGATCGTGACACTCAGGGGCCGCATCGAGCAGCCCGCACTGCACTCCACCGTGCTGCGGCTGTGCCAGTCGGTCGACGGCGTCGTCGCCGTCCACGAACTGCCCGCCGATGCAGCCGCCACGCCTCCCGTACGGCACTCGTAA